Proteins encoded together in one Neobacillus sp. FSL H8-0543 window:
- a CDS encoding SCO family protein, with the protein MKHRYWLVLFLLGTLILSACGQKGIENGVDYPVADFTATNQKGESFEKKNLDGKIWIADFIFTNCADVCIPMTANMAKLQKLVKEENLKNVEFVSFSVDPTVDIPVKLSAYIDLYELDTKNWNFLTGYSQAFIEEYAMETFKTIVKKPEEGDQVIHQTYIYLIAPDGNIKKIYSGLSDMPEEEIISDIKTLQ; encoded by the coding sequence ATGAAGCATCGTTATTGGTTGGTTTTATTTCTTTTAGGCACATTGATATTGTCGGCTTGTGGACAAAAGGGGATTGAGAATGGGGTGGACTACCCTGTTGCTGATTTTACAGCTACAAATCAAAAAGGTGAGTCCTTCGAAAAGAAAAACTTAGATGGGAAGATTTGGATTGCGGATTTCATCTTTACAAATTGTGCAGATGTTTGTATTCCAATGACAGCTAATATGGCCAAGCTGCAAAAGTTGGTCAAAGAAGAGAACTTAAAAAATGTTGAGTTTGTTTCTTTTAGTGTAGACCCGACAGTAGATATTCCAGTAAAGTTATCTGCCTATATCGATCTATATGAATTGGATACAAAAAACTGGAACTTTCTAACAGGCTATTCCCAAGCGTTTATTGAAGAGTATGCAATGGAAACCTTCAAAACAATTGTGAAAAAACCAGAAGAAGGCGATCAAGTAATCCACCAAACCTATATTTACCTTATTGCCCCTGATGGTAATATTAAAAAAATCTATTCGGGTTTAAGTGATATGCCGGAAGAAGAAATTATCAGCGATATAAAAACATTGCAATAG
- the rsgA gene encoding ribosome small subunit-dependent GTPase A, translating to MNLEAMGLTKNLKNDFDRLKHNEEMIIGRVALEHKRMYRVWTEQGELLCEVTGKFSFDAVNREDYPAVGDWVILKPRTEEGKGSIYSVLPRFSKFSRKSAGRTAEEQIVAANVDTIFLVNSLNDDLNLRRMERYLLLAWESGANPVIILSKADLCANIEEKLSVVQAIAFGGVPVIPISAETMSGLEQLGPYLQPGKTIALLGSSGVGKSTLTNRLLGDEKQVVQEIRRADDKGRHTTTHRELIQLPNGSILIDTPGMRELQLWESSDGLSETFSDIDELAEECRFRDCQHTDEPGCAVVGAIVEGALAPERLTSYNKLQKELSYIERKADKRAQTEVKNKWKNITKQMRQKKKF from the coding sequence ATGAATTTAGAAGCAATGGGATTAACGAAAAACCTGAAAAATGACTTTGATCGTTTAAAACATAATGAAGAAATGATAATTGGCCGCGTGGCCTTAGAACACAAACGGATGTATCGTGTATGGACAGAACAAGGAGAGTTGCTGTGCGAGGTTACAGGGAAATTTAGCTTTGATGCAGTCAATCGGGAAGATTACCCTGCTGTTGGCGACTGGGTGATTCTAAAGCCCAGGACGGAGGAAGGAAAAGGAAGCATCTATTCGGTATTGCCTCGATTTAGTAAATTTTCAAGAAAATCAGCGGGCAGGACGGCTGAGGAACAAATTGTTGCAGCGAACGTCGATACCATCTTTCTGGTCAATTCGCTTAATGATGACCTTAATTTAAGAAGAATGGAACGCTATCTGTTGTTAGCCTGGGAGAGCGGTGCCAATCCGGTAATTATCTTAAGTAAAGCGGACCTTTGTGCAAATATTGAGGAAAAGCTTTCTGTCGTTCAAGCGATTGCCTTTGGGGGCGTTCCGGTTATTCCGATTAGTGCAGAAACGATGAGCGGGCTAGAGCAGCTAGGTCCGTATTTGCAGCCTGGTAAAACAATTGCCCTCCTTGGTTCTTCCGGGGTAGGTAAATCAACGCTGACCAACCGATTATTAGGTGATGAAAAGCAGGTTGTCCAAGAAATCCGTAGAGCCGATGATAAAGGGCGGCATACAACGACACATCGGGAGTTAATCCAACTTCCAAATGGTAGTATCTTAATCGATACACCAGGAATGCGTGAGCTACAGCTATGGGAAAGCTCTGATGGCCTTTCAGAAACCTTCTCAGATATTGATGAATTGGCCGAGGAGTGCCGATTCAGGGACTGCCAGCATACCGATGAGCCAGGCTGTGCTGTTGTTGGTGCAATTGTAGAGGGAGCGCTAGCCCCCGAAAGGCTTACTAGCTATAACAAGCTCCAAAAAGAGCTAAGCTATATTGAACGTAAGGCCGACAAACGTGCACAAACTGAAGTGAAAAATAAGTGGAAGAATATAACCAAGCAAATGAGGCAGAAGAAGAAGTTTTAA
- a CDS encoding DUF502 domain-containing protein: MKAVLKNFINGILTIVPIILVIFVIYKTFLFLDGLLGNTLKPYLEEDYIPGIGLLTTIILITLLGWLSTKFVTGTIIKLIDALLEKIPVVKTIYSVIKDTVQSFLGEKKSFSKVALVVIPGTEMRSMGFVTSEQLENFYSPLKDHVAVYVPQTFQVAGFTFLIPKEQVEIIDVKPEDAMKFILSGGMTSTSKQKSQ, encoded by the coding sequence ATGAAAGCAGTATTAAAGAATTTTATTAATGGTATTTTGACAATTGTTCCAATTATTCTTGTAATCTTTGTCATCTATAAAACCTTTCTATTCCTAGACGGCCTGCTTGGAAACACATTGAAACCATATTTAGAGGAAGATTACATTCCAGGGATTGGCTTGTTGACTACGATTATCTTAATTACCCTTTTAGGCTGGTTATCTACGAAATTTGTAACTGGGACGATAATCAAATTAATTGATGCTTTGCTTGAAAAAATTCCAGTCGTAAAAACAATTTATTCAGTTATCAAAGACACAGTTCAATCTTTTCTTGGTGAGAAAAAGTCTTTTTCGAAGGTTGCGCTAGTAGTCATACCAGGCACAGAAATGAGAAGTATGGGGTTTGTAACTTCTGAGCAATTAGAAAATTTTTATAGCCCGCTAAAAGACCATGTTGCTGTTTATGTCCCGCAAACGTTTCAGGTCGCTGGATTTACGTTCTTAATTCCTAAGGAACAGGTTGAAATCATTGATGTGAAACCTGAGGATGCAATGAAATTTATCCTATCTGGCGGGATGACATCCACTTCAAAGCAAAAAAGCCAATAA
- a CDS encoding DUF4397 domain-containing protein — translation MSSKRNTSDYLQRASMYDLLAQYYKYTNPNLHINYYLKHMNNVNKALKMRNNQQQPLADPMVRFLHTSPNAPNIDIYINGQLTLKNLPFKQISTYFSLKAGKYHIDIYPTGNMVDSVLNKKITVEPGKSYTLAAIDPINKLRLLVYNAEPAVPANESKIRFIHLAKDLQPMDFAVKDRDVVFPNVSYKKASDYLGITPMTVDLELRETGTKNVTLSIPKAQFMPNETYSIILISNDNPEVIIIKD, via the coding sequence ATGTCCTCAAAAAGAAATACTTCTGATTATCTTCAAAGGGCTTCCATGTATGATTTGTTAGCCCAATATTATAAATACACCAATCCTAACTTACACATCAATTACTATTTAAAACACATGAACAATGTGAATAAGGCTTTGAAAATGAGAAACAACCAGCAGCAGCCCTTGGCGGATCCAATGGTTCGTTTCCTGCACACTTCCCCTAATGCTCCAAATATCGACATTTATATCAATGGTCAGCTTACATTGAAAAACCTTCCATTCAAGCAAATAAGCACTTATTTTTCATTGAAGGCAGGTAAATACCATATAGATATTTATCCAACAGGAAATATGGTAGATAGTGTTCTTAATAAGAAGATTACGGTTGAACCAGGCAAGTCATATACTCTTGCGGCCATTGACCCTATTAATAAGTTACGTTTACTCGTATATAACGCTGAACCTGCCGTGCCTGCAAATGAATCAAAAATCCGCTTTATCCATTTAGCAAAGGATTTACAGCCAATGGATTTTGCTGTGAAGGACCGTGACGTTGTCTTTCCTAATGTTAGCTACAAAAAAGCATCTGATTATTTAGGAATTACACCGATGACTGTGGATCTGGAACTTAGGGAGACAGGAACAAAAAATGTAACTCTCTCCATTCCAAAGGCGCAATTCATGCCAAATGAAACGTATTCTATCATCTTAATTTCCAATGATAATCCAGAAGTAATAATTATCAAAGATTAG
- a CDS encoding NAD(P)/FAD-dependent oxidoreductase translates to MENRYDVIVVGAGPAGIFACYELTLKMPNAKVLLVDKGHDIYRRNCPILQNKIEKCPPAAGKKEFAGCLPACSITSGFGGAGAYSDGKFNITSEFGGWMTDYLPDSEVIELIRYVDGINLSHGATDSITDPLTDAVKDIERRGYAAGLKLLRAQVRHLGTEQNLQIMKNIYEYLNTKIEMVFKTEVEDLITEKTADGHRIQGIMLKNDQNIYADKVVITPGRDGSKWLTEVLKKRRLRMISNQVDIGVRVETSNIVMQEINDHLYEGKFVFNTSVGTRVRTFCSNPSGHVVVENHSGIMLANGHAYKDPKLGSPNTNLALLVSHTFSEPFDKPNEYAHEVSRLANSLSNGGLIVQKYGDILKGRRSTDRRIKEGFIEPTLKEAVPGDLGLVLPYNTLKSLIEMTEALNQVSPGFASEHTLFYGVEAKFYSARPKLNDRFESEISGLYVGGDGAGITRGLAQASACGVWIARDIIEKKHTNERKLETIMA, encoded by the coding sequence ATGGAAAATAGATATGATGTAATTGTGGTGGGTGCCGGACCCGCAGGGATTTTCGCCTGCTATGAACTTACACTAAAAATGCCGAACGCAAAGGTGTTGTTAGTGGATAAAGGGCATGATATTTATCGGAGGAATTGTCCAATTTTACAAAATAAAATCGAGAAATGCCCTCCTGCTGCTGGGAAAAAGGAATTTGCAGGATGTCTGCCTGCTTGTTCGATTACAAGTGGTTTTGGCGGTGCAGGCGCATATTCAGATGGAAAGTTTAATATAACAAGTGAATTTGGCGGCTGGATGACGGATTATCTGCCAGATTCCGAGGTCATAGAGTTAATTCGTTATGTTGACGGTATTAATTTATCCCACGGGGCAACAGATAGCATTACTGATCCACTTACGGATGCAGTAAAAGATATTGAACGTCGAGGCTATGCAGCTGGCTTAAAGCTATTACGTGCCCAAGTACGTCATCTTGGCACAGAACAAAACCTACAAATTATGAAAAATATCTATGAATACTTAAATACGAAAATAGAAATGGTTTTTAAAACCGAAGTAGAAGATTTAATTACGGAAAAAACAGCCGATGGGCACCGGATACAGGGAATTATGCTGAAGAATGATCAGAATATTTATGCAGACAAGGTAGTAATTACACCGGGTAGGGACGGTTCCAAATGGCTGACTGAGGTACTAAAGAAACGCCGTTTGCGCATGATCAGTAATCAAGTGGATATTGGTGTTCGTGTGGAGACTTCAAATATCGTCATGCAGGAAATAAATGATCATTTATATGAAGGGAAATTTGTTTTCAATACTTCAGTTGGAACACGAGTACGGACTTTTTGCAGCAATCCTTCAGGACATGTGGTCGTTGAAAATCACTCTGGGATCATGCTTGCTAACGGTCATGCTTACAAAGATCCGAAGCTTGGAAGTCCAAATACGAACTTAGCCTTACTTGTATCACATACATTTTCGGAGCCCTTTGATAAACCCAATGAATACGCGCATGAAGTTTCCCGTCTGGCTAACAGCCTTTCAAACGGCGGATTAATCGTACAAAAATATGGCGATATTTTAAAAGGTAGAAGATCGACTGACAGAAGGATTAAAGAAGGCTTCATTGAGCCGACCCTTAAAGAAGCGGTACCTGGCGACCTTGGCTTAGTCCTTCCTTATAATACACTTAAAAGCTTAATTGAGATGACCGAGGCACTAAATCAGGTTTCACCTGGTTTCGCTTCGGAACACACTCTATTTTATGGTGTTGAAGCAAAGTTCTACTCTGCTAGACCGAAACTAAATGACCGCTTCGAATCAGAGATCAGCGGTTTGTATGTTGGCGGTGACGGAGCCGGAATTACCCGCGGGCTTGCACAAGCCAGCGCTTGTGGCGTCTGGATTGCCCGAGACATTATCGAAAAAAAACATACCAACGAACGTAAATTAGAAACAATCATGGCCTAA
- the msrA gene encoding peptide-methionine (S)-S-oxide reductase MsrA, whose amino-acid sequence MEVTNQLATFAGGCFWCMVKPFDEQPGIISVISGYTGGTVENPTYEQVCTEATGHYEAVQITFNPDIFSYEKLLELFWQQIDPTDTGGQFHDRGQSYQTAIFYHNEIQKSLAEESKHALQESGRFNKPVVTPILPAQTFYRAEEYHQHYYKKNRLHYEGYHVGSGRAGFIKEHWGDQIEK is encoded by the coding sequence GTGGAAGTTACTAACCAATTGGCGACGTTTGCGGGCGGTTGTTTTTGGTGCATGGTCAAGCCGTTCGATGAACAGCCAGGAATTATCAGTGTCATTTCCGGATATACAGGCGGTACAGTCGAAAATCCAACATATGAACAAGTTTGTACCGAGGCAACCGGCCACTATGAAGCCGTCCAAATTACCTTTAATCCGGATATTTTTTCATATGAAAAGCTTTTAGAATTATTTTGGCAGCAAATTGATCCAACCGATACGGGTGGTCAATTTCACGACCGTGGTCAATCCTATCAAACCGCGATTTTTTACCACAATGAAATTCAGAAAAGTCTTGCCGAGGAATCAAAACATGCCTTACAAGAAAGTGGCCGTTTTAACAAACCAGTGGTAACACCAATCTTACCAGCACAGACCTTCTATCGTGCAGAAGAGTATCATCAGCATTACTATAAGAAAAATCGATTGCATTATGAAGGATATCATGTCGGTTCAGGCCGGGCTGGTTTTATTAAAGAGCATTGGGGCGATCAAATTGAAAAATAA
- a CDS encoding SGNH/GDSL hydrolase family protein, which yields MKKLKRVFTLLILSTFFLSSCSQTDRFEFHQEKRAAAVVYEEVPADFVPQELTVLSAGDSLTQGVGDSTKNGGYLPYLRTLLEDEKGIKDVDFLNFGVQGNRTTQLLKRLKSQEMQAALPDTDLVILTIGGNDIMKVAQENFANLQLSAFEEARKLYIDNLYEIMNTINKANPYASIVLVGLYNPFSQWFAEVEELNQIVNDWNEAGQRVIASYSNAYFVSIEDLFLNPAEDLLYSDNFHPNDRGYELIAERLKTTLEERTLPDLIKNAYMVSKEEN from the coding sequence GTGAAAAAGTTGAAAAGGGTTTTCACGCTTCTTATTCTCTCGACGTTTTTCTTAAGTTCGTGCAGTCAAACCGATCGCTTCGAGTTTCACCAGGAAAAGAGGGCTGCTGCAGTCGTCTATGAAGAAGTTCCAGCTGATTTTGTGCCACAGGAACTGACGGTTCTTTCTGCCGGTGATTCTTTAACACAGGGTGTTGGCGATAGTACCAAAAATGGCGGATACCTGCCTTACTTAAGAACTTTGCTCGAGGATGAAAAGGGAATAAAGGATGTAGATTTCTTGAATTTTGGTGTACAAGGAAATCGTACAACCCAATTATTGAAAAGACTTAAATCTCAAGAAATGCAAGCGGCACTTCCTGATACTGATTTAGTCATACTTACAATCGGCGGCAATGATATTATGAAAGTAGCTCAAGAAAATTTTGCGAATTTACAGCTTTCGGCCTTTGAGGAAGCTAGAAAATTATACATTGATAATTTATATGAGATAATGAATACAATAAATAAAGCAAATCCGTATGCATCAATTGTTTTAGTGGGGCTATATAATCCATTTTCACAATGGTTTGCAGAAGTTGAGGAGCTAAATCAGATTGTTAATGATTGGAATGAGGCTGGTCAAAGAGTAATTGCTAGTTATTCAAATGCCTACTTCGTTTCTATAGAGGATTTATTCTTAAATCCTGCTGAAGATCTTTTGTACTCGGATAATTTTCATCCGAATGATCGGGGCTATGAACTAATTGCTGAGCGTTTAAAAACAACATTGGAAGAACGCACATTGCCTGATTTAATAAAGAATGCCTATATGGTTAGTAAAGAGGAGAATTAA
- a CDS encoding Ger(x)C family spore germination protein, whose amino-acid sequence MLNHPKWKRLIVIFSCVFCMTGCVQSKQLEKLGLITAVGYDLEQANTIKGSVVIHKFDPLAESVTKVITAESNTSKAIMQKQNLETDQKLVSGQLRCAIYSKDLAKKGINQLVDSLNRDPAIGNMVYLTVADDKASEIMQIDMDKLKVNLGTYLYNVIQQNVESEQLISPTLHEFNHKFSDRGQDPVLPILKIKKDNVIITGVALFQDDRYIDELESEKLFYLKILLDNYRSGTHEMGFKREKFNKIIKHKEGMDDKKVYNKMFINIDNIRSHAKIKLVDKEKLHFKVDVNLESRLLEATEAIDLSTPDNMKFIQKEIGKELEREIKNLILRFQKKQVDPIGFGNEYFTQFRGKPPTAKEWREKYKDATFEIKVNNKIVKTGAIE is encoded by the coding sequence ATGCTGAATCATCCTAAATGGAAAAGGCTGATTGTGATTTTTTCATGTGTCTTCTGTATGACCGGTTGCGTTCAGTCCAAACAATTAGAAAAATTGGGATTAATAACGGCGGTAGGTTATGATTTGGAACAGGCTAATACTATTAAAGGGAGCGTGGTTATCCACAAATTCGATCCACTTGCAGAAAGTGTGACCAAGGTGATTACGGCTGAGTCTAATACAAGTAAGGCAATTATGCAGAAGCAAAACCTTGAAACAGATCAAAAACTAGTATCCGGCCAGCTTCGCTGTGCGATTTACAGTAAGGATTTGGCGAAAAAGGGAATCAATCAGCTTGTCGATTCCTTAAACCGTGACCCGGCGATTGGAAATATGGTCTATTTAACGGTGGCCGATGATAAAGCTTCAGAAATCATGCAAATTGATATGGATAAATTAAAGGTCAATCTCGGGACCTATTTGTACAATGTAATTCAGCAGAATGTTGAAAGTGAACAGCTAATCTCGCCGACCCTGCATGAATTTAATCATAAATTTAGTGACCGAGGGCAGGATCCGGTTTTACCAATTCTTAAAATTAAGAAAGATAATGTCATCATAACTGGAGTGGCGCTGTTCCAAGATGATCGCTATATTGATGAATTAGAAAGTGAAAAACTCTTCTATCTCAAAATTTTATTAGATAATTATAGATCGGGAACACATGAAATGGGATTTAAACGTGAGAAATTCAACAAAATTATTAAGCATAAAGAGGGTATGGATGATAAGAAGGTTTACAATAAGATGTTTATCAATATTGATAATATTCGTAGCCATGCAAAAATCAAATTAGTTGATAAAGAAAAACTCCATTTCAAGGTCGATGTAAATCTAGAATCAAGATTATTGGAAGCAACAGAGGCAATAGACTTATCCACACCTGACAATATGAAATTTATCCAAAAAGAAATCGGCAAGGAATTGGAAAGAGAAATTAAGAATTTGATCTTAAGGTTTCAAAAGAAACAGGTTGATCCTATAGGTTTTGGAAATGAATACTTTACCCAGTTTCGTGGAAAACCACCAACGGCTAAGGAATGGAGAGAAAAATATAAGGATGCAACCTTTGAAATAAAAGTGAACAATAAGATTGTAAAAACAGGTGCTATTGAATAA
- the msrB gene encoding peptide-methionine (R)-S-oxide reductase MsrB, whose translation MKNKEQLKKELNPIQYEVTQNNGTEPPFRNEYWNETRDGIYVDLVSGKPLFSSLDKYDAGCGWPSFTKPIEDEEVVEKTDTSHFMVRTEVRSKSADSHLGHVFDDGPGPNGLRYCINSAALKFIPKEQLEEEGYGAYSKFFDEK comes from the coding sequence TTGAAAAATAAGGAACAGTTGAAGAAGGAATTAAATCCAATTCAATACGAGGTAACACAAAACAATGGTACAGAGCCGCCGTTTAGAAATGAATATTGGAATGAAACTAGAGATGGTATTTACGTGGATCTCGTTTCTGGTAAGCCGCTGTTTAGTTCTCTTGATAAATATGACGCTGGCTGTGGCTGGCCTAGTTTTACCAAGCCGATAGAAGACGAAGAAGTAGTCGAAAAAACCGACACTAGCCATTTTATGGTGCGAACAGAGGTTCGAAGTAAATCAGCAGACTCCCATTTGGGCCATGTATTTGATGACGGTCCAGGTCCTAACGGTTTGCGATACTGTATTAATTCGGCTGCCTTAAAATTTATCCCGAAAGAACAGTTGGAAGAAGAAGGCTATGGAGCATATTCAAAGTTTTTTGATGAAAAGTAA
- a CDS encoding YjcZ family sporulation protein: protein MHYGYDGCGCGYGYGYAAPVGCGFNSFALIVVLFILLIIIGASWC, encoded by the coding sequence ATGCATTATGGATATGATGGTTGTGGCTGTGGATATGGATATGGTTATGCAGCCCCTGTAGGATGCGGATTTAACAGTTTCGCATTAATCGTAGTACTGTTTATTTTATTAATAATTATTGGTGCGAGCTGGTGTTAA
- a CDS encoding GerAB/ArcD/ProY family transporter translates to MKVNLQPKESILFNAFLLFFIIHSVQSGVGLIGLPRIVYLEAKHDGWIAVFLAGVITAVVLWFMIIMLKQYDSADLYGIHVDVFGKWVGNFLSIVYMIYLTASFFVILMNYIEIVQVWIFPNLPSWQLALVLILLTVYAVFGGIRILVGVAFLSVVGTAWLALILLVPMRYVDTTHVFPIMNTEIPHLLKGIKSTTLSMMGFELILFIYPFVKEKKKVLLFAQLGNLYTTLLSTIVTLVAIMFFASDSLERIIWPVLSMFKIVRLPNLERFEFIAVSFWMLIILPNMCLYLWSASKGFSRILHGKQKWGILIIALLTFGASFFIKIRYQMNTVTDIVAQAGFLLAFCYPVMLSIIVFIKKWLIRRKKSNAESS, encoded by the coding sequence ATGAAGGTGAACTTACAACCGAAGGAGAGCATATTGTTTAACGCCTTTCTGCTCTTTTTTATCATTCATTCCGTGCAATCCGGGGTGGGATTGATAGGTCTTCCAAGAATTGTATATTTAGAAGCGAAGCATGATGGTTGGATTGCTGTATTTCTTGCTGGAGTAATCACTGCGGTAGTATTGTGGTTCATGATAATTATGCTGAAACAATATGACAGTGCGGATTTATATGGCATTCATGTAGATGTTTTCGGTAAGTGGGTCGGGAATTTCTTAAGTATTGTCTATATGATTTATTTAACTGCCAGTTTTTTCGTTATTTTAATGAATTATATAGAAATTGTCCAGGTATGGATTTTCCCGAATTTACCTTCATGGCAATTAGCGTTGGTTCTTATTTTATTAACCGTTTATGCTGTCTTTGGTGGCATTCGAATCCTTGTCGGTGTCGCCTTTCTCTCCGTGGTTGGTACGGCGTGGCTAGCTTTAATTCTTCTTGTACCCATGCGTTATGTGGACACAACTCACGTGTTTCCAATTATGAATACCGAAATACCACATCTTCTTAAGGGAATAAAGAGTACAACCCTCTCGATGATGGGTTTTGAACTAATCCTGTTCATCTATCCATTCGTTAAAGAAAAAAAGAAAGTATTGCTGTTTGCACAATTAGGAAATCTTTATACCACCCTCCTTTCTACCATTGTCACTCTCGTTGCCATCATGTTCTTTGCTTCAGACAGTCTTGAGAGAATTATCTGGCCAGTATTATCTATGTTTAAAATTGTTCGTCTTCCTAATTTAGAGAGGTTTGAGTTTATTGCTGTTTCCTTCTGGATGCTGATAATTTTACCTAATATGTGTCTTTACTTATGGTCAGCATCAAAGGGATTTTCAAGAATTTTACATGGGAAGCAAAAATGGGGGATCCTGATTATTGCTCTCCTTACTTTTGGAGCCTCCTTTTTCATAAAAATTAGATATCAAATGAATACTGTAACAGATATTGTTGCACAAGCAGGTTTTTTGCTGGCCTTTTGCTACCCTGTAATGCTATCCATCATTGTCTTTATAAAAAAGTGGTTAATTAGGAGGAAAAAATCAAATGCTGAATCATCCTAA
- a CDS encoding YpmS family protein, whose protein sequence is MKNKWKSGFLLLLGINLLIIISLLIMLMMPVDQEEIQHTELKGDHVTFEVKSNKADLNKLINQYMEKEIADSPIEYQVQLRDEVELHGTLPFFSQQLNLKLTFEPEALDNGDLVLKQKSISIGSMDLPVSYVLKFIRDNYKLPKGVDILPNDKLVYVNMQQLKIKSDIKIQANEFDLKNNNISFTLLVPVE, encoded by the coding sequence ATGAAAAATAAATGGAAAAGTGGATTCCTCCTTTTATTAGGAATCAACCTGTTAATTATTATAAGTCTGTTGATTATGCTAATGATGCCTGTAGATCAGGAGGAGATTCAACATACGGAACTTAAGGGCGACCATGTTACATTTGAGGTTAAATCAAATAAAGCAGATTTAAATAAGCTTATTAATCAATACATGGAAAAAGAAATTGCTGATTCACCTATCGAATATCAGGTCCAATTGCGCGATGAAGTAGAACTGCACGGGACATTGCCGTTTTTCAGCCAGCAATTGAATTTGAAGCTAACCTTTGAGCCGGAAGCGCTGGACAATGGTGATTTAGTTTTAAAACAAAAGTCGATTTCTATCGGAAGCATGGATTTACCAGTCTCGTATGTTCTCAAGTTTATTCGTGATAATTATAAGTTGCCGAAGGGTGTAGATATCCTCCCAAATGATAAACTGGTTTATGTGAATATGCAGCAATTGAAAATTAAAAGTGATATTAAAATACAGGCGAATGAGTTTGATTTGAAAAATAATAATATCTCATTTACTTTATTAGTTCCAGTAGAATAA